One Thermoanaerobaculia bacterium genomic region harbors:
- a CDS encoding cupin domain-containing protein has product MKGVPMPMPQKVNLAEKLSLFSEHFQPRIVGEVGDMHVKLVKLRGEFVWHHHENEDEMFLVLKGVFRVRFRDGEVSLGPGEFIVVPRGVEHCPSAEEEVHVLLFEPKTTVNTGTAGGERTYEAKPI; this is encoded by the coding sequence ATGAAAGGCGTTCCCATGCCGATGCCGCAGAAGGTGAACCTCGCCGAGAAACTGTCGCTCTTCTCCGAGCATTTCCAGCCGCGGATCGTCGGAGAAGTCGGGGACATGCACGTGAAGCTCGTCAAGCTCCGCGGCGAATTCGTCTGGCACCATCACGAGAACGAGGACGAGATGTTCCTGGTGCTGAAGGGGGTCTTCCGGGTCCGCTTCCGCGACGGAGAGGTTTCTCTCGGGCCGGGCGAGTTCATCGTCGTTCCCCGCGGCGTCGAGCACTGTCCGTCGGCGGAAGAGGAAGTCCACGTGCTGCTCTTCGAGCCGAAGACGACCGTCAACACGGGGACCGCGGGGGGAGAGCGGACTTACGAGGCGAAGCCGATCTGA